TGTAATCACGTTACTTAACAAACGTACCAAGTGGACACGAGACAAACCATGGAGATTTGCTTAATGgaagaagatctttgaaactcTTGAGAGCAAATACAAAGGCAGCCTCCGAACAAATTGATGAGGACCTGAGCTATTACCAACATCGCTATTGCACCTAGACCTCGCCTGAACGCGTCGTTGCTCGGCTCTCTGCAGTCAGATAGCCCCAGATTCGTGTACTTCTACATCCCAAACCGTCTTTTAGAATGTACATTAGAGTATGAACTCGAATTAAAACTTATAAACAGTTTGACGGTCATATAATGCaaactatcatcatcatcatggaaATATATAGAATACCTGATTTTGAGCGACTTCTGCTTGAATTCCGAGGATTGCAGCAGCTACATCTAAGGCTGCAATGAGTAAACAAACAAGAACACCTCCTAACGTAGCCATTTTTAGTTCTCCTTTTTAATAACTAGGATTTAGTTTTGTTGGAGATACTTTGAGAAGCTTAAATTCAAAATGTGAATCAAGAAGAGGAGAAGGCTTCCCTGTGAGGAAGAGAATCTTCAAAGAGATATGAGAATGGATAGTTCAAAATCTATCTAGTGAGGAAAATCTTTTATGGCCAAATGGGTTTTGATATGTAGGAGTAGTAAATAAACTTATTAGTGTgtggaagaaagagagaaagggaaagaAACTTTAAAAGACACATTAAAAGGTAGAAAATGATATTATACAAAGACCATGACATACAACCAGAAAATCAATAGAATCTTGGTCAATGTTTagcaaaaataagaaaattagcATATTGGTAGACAACTATTAACATCAGTTTCATGTTTGATATGTTTTGGCATTAAGAAGGGAAAATGGTCAATTTCGATCCCAACAAATTCAGTCGTGCCAAATATGATCATAACAAACTGTTATTGCCAATATGACCTTAActcaattataatttaaaaaaaattatccaaacTTATTAAAACGTATATAAATCTACAACTATGACATAAGTTAGTCAAACCGTTAATAagataaaacgacgtcgttttgtttaattttttttaaaaatatgttcaaTTCGAGAATTGAGCACGTGCATTGATACCCTTTAAAAAGGTTACACTAAccactagaaaaaaaaataactttttaagatattattacaaatttgaaattatatatatactactatgCTTCTTCATCTTATTCggttaaaattttgaagatgaTTATTTCTGatttactataaatatattaacatgttTTTAATTATCATGTTTTTATCAACCACCCAAACCAGTTTAGCATATGAATTTTAAAAGCCTTGCGGTAATATTAGGCTGAACCATGTTCTTAAGTTTGAATCTTCTTGAATTAAAGATCATGGAACACATGATTGCATCTATCAATTGTGTTTTCATTTATGCTTATGGATCTATTGTTTTGGAGTTTCACGTCACAAATAAGTAATGAAACGATTTCACCTACGACACTAAACTAACTGCTTCGATCAACATTTCAATTCGACTAggcaaactaaaaaaaaatactaagaGAACCGACTTCAACAAATTCGTATTTCAACTTAATTAGAGTtggaaaattgaaaaaaaaatgaagagcAAATTTTAATTTGGGATAATTTGCTCAAAACCAATGAAATATGTTGAAATTAGTTCAATACCAAAAACGGCAAAACATCATGGCGCATGTAAAATATTGCCTGAAAAAAATACGAAATTACTCTCTAAAATCCTCAAGTTTATTCTAGTATAGCGTTGTAGGTTCGTAGTTGACATAgagtttattaaaaagattttgtgGAGATTTGGTACTGATTTACATTAATTTGTTCAGAACAATTCTACGTTTTCTCTTTCATcctatttttctgttttttttacatattcCTAATGAATCtaaacaaaatcaaagaaaCCATGAATTCAAAATAATTGATGAGTTCATAAGTTTCTCTGATTCTTTCTTCACGACCCATGAGTTACAAAcaactaaataaataatgaaaattttctgctttttattttcattttttcctcTATATGGTCACTTGAATGCATCCAACCATCCATCACCACAGTTTCCAAAAAGCTTATGAATTTTCTCTACCAGAGTTCATCTTCTATCGTTCGAAGATTTCTCGGGTCACTATTTCAACAATCAATACGGTACAGTCTCAGAATTAGCTGGCTATCTCATCGTGTATATGGTTGTTATTCATTTAGCCAgctaatcaaaaatatgaatgtGGTCTACTTCACCAGCCTCCACATGATTCATTCTAAGTTCAAAGAGTTATGCTATGATAATATGATAATTAGACGGCTACAAGATAGCATggatgtatatattaatttttaacttgTGTATAGGGGAATTTAGCCGGTTATAAGtgattcaaatatattattcttgAAAATGATGGTCATACATATTTAACTGAATGAAAAGTTTCGGCATATCATTTTTCTTAGTTGAAGCTGTAGACGGCTACAATATATCATGGACacatctaaaccctaaatctaaaccctaacaCACAAAAtgctaaaccataaacccaataGGGACCCCGGAACCCAAAGGGTAAAGAGTAAACAATAAAATCTTAACTTTTACTCCCGTAAacatattaattgataaaaatataaattattatatcctAAGCCATATACTCTTATTCAGAAATGTACCGAAAAAGATGAACGTCAGTGTAAACAAgttatacataaaatttatttattaaacaatcATCTATTTTCATAACCGGCTAACCTCGCTTTTTCACTTAGCGGTAAAGTTATTACGTATACTTTAGCCGGACAATTTTTCGCATTGACTGTCACCTGTAAATATTAACTGGACAATTTGTTTGACCCTATATTGTGTGTACGTCTAATGCTTCAACAATTTCAAGCAGAAAGAGTGGACacatctaaaccctaaaccctatgctaaaccctaaacccaatatGGACTCGGGAACCCAAAGGTTAAAGAATAAACACTAAAATATTAACCAGTACCCCTGTAAACAAATtacttgattaaaaatataaattattatatcctAAACCATATACTATTGTTCACAACCGTACCTAACAGCTGAACGTCAGTGTAAACAAgttatacataaaatttatttattaaacagtCACGTATTTTCATAACCGGCTAACCTCGTCTTTTTCACTTATCGTTAAAGTTATTATGTATGTTTTAGCCGGATAGTTTTCGCCGGATAGTTTTCGCATTGGCTGTCACTGTAAATATTAATTGGGCAATTGGTTTGATCCTATATTGGGGGTATGTCTAattcttcaaaaatattattgtagccgtttaacataatttatattacaaTTTTGCCATTTATAATCCGTGTAAgtgaaaaaatatcattatttttatcATCATCTTGATTTCAGCTGGTAATCTGAGATCTGcttaatttcataaaattgaACATCATCTATCTTTACTACGAAActtatgaaataaaattcagaagcaTCATCGTTGCTTTTAGCatgttctctatttttttttccaaactaATTAACTTCTCTTTTTCTCAAGCACTTACAGCTCTGATACACTTACAAgagatttatataaaaaagcCGCTCACTTCGTCATGGATCATTTGTCATCGTCATACTATATAAAAATAGCAAATTTGAGATATATGTCAAAGCGAGTAATAGACATAATGATACACATACAACAGAAAATGTGGTGCAAATACATGGTTGCGTAAATTGACCAGAAAATATAGTGTAGATAAATGGTTGCGTAAATTaaccagaaaataaataaagttggttaattatgaaaataagaaagaagaTAGAGAACTGATGGAAGATAGAGAAAAAAAGttgaataatttaaatattgaaatcAATCTGACAGAGAGAAATTTCGAGCATATATATCTTACACACCTATTAACGTATCTTTTGGTTAGATTTTGCTTACACCTTTGGATATGTTGATGTAAGGGTATCAGTGTCCAACTTAATTGTTAACAGTGTCTATAAAGTCACTCTTTGGCATTAGATTAAATACCACATAGATTGTTGGTAAGAGCATCCGCATTCGCGAACTGGAAGACTCGAGTTCCTATGctttcaatttaattattttattctgttttttgtttgacttttctaaaaaaaaaaactaatatttgttCAATTGCGAGCCACCACGTGATGTGGAGCCCGCAAAACAGTGACGACACGGAAAAAACTTTTGCAACGCGGGTTCATCAAATTCaccttattttaatattttatttttttggaacttGTGCGAACTTATCTCGTGAACCGCTAATGCGGTTGCTTTAAGAGTCCTGATTTCCCTTTTAATTTAGGGCAGACAGGAATCATTGACTTTTCCTGTTTCAGATGCACTGTATTATTTCATAACACTTTGCCCGTTATACAAAAAAACgatagaaacaaaagaaacagtAAGATACCAGGTATCGAAAGGGGAAACATTTGTATACAAAGGTCAAAAACAATGAGACAACTCCACCAACGACAAACACACACTCTCTCACTTTCTAAacattgatattactacatgtTAAGTAGATGCATTTTACAGGTAGATagagagagtgagagtgagagaCTAAGGGAGTTTAGTAGAAGTTGTCATGAGTACACTGACCTTTGGTTTATGACAGCCAAAGTGTTCTTATTTGTTGGCTTTTACATCCGTATTAACGGtttcctctttctcttctaCTTCTACTTCTTCCTCCTCGTCATAGTATTTTTCATCTTCATCCTCGTCACTGCCCATGTCATGGTCGAAGTATTCTTCATAGAACTGATCGTCAGTGTCATCATCCTGACCAttctccagcttgtttctcggGATTTGTTTGATTAACCTCTCTTGGATACTGTCTCTGATTGCTGTTCCCTATCAACATTTTACGCATTTGTCATTTTTAATCAAAGGTTACACATAGCATAACTTATTAACATATGTATTATTAGTTGACAGTGTCTTTAATACTGAGCTTACCATCTTATGGCAGCCTTCTTCAAATATTTCAAGAAACCCGGCGACCCATCTATCAGCATTCTCCACCCACTCATTGCGCAGCATTTTTACAGTTTGGATCTGGAAAATCCGAGTTTAGACATTAGCAAAGGTGTAAGAAAGGTAATAGAGAAATTATAAGAAACTTTAATCAGCTTGGTCCAGTTAAGATTATCACATTGAATCTTCAAGATATCATAGTGGATACAAAATGCAAGCACAGTGGATACAAGTGATCAGGCTGCTACTATAAGTATGAAATTATTTTACAACATTATATCGCCTGGCACCACTACTACACATAAAAGAAGTAACTCCTTTTGGTATTGAGACTTTCAAACAACGAACGGATTAATCAGCATCACTTCTAAGTTCTAATGTACAAGAAAAGGACGCAAACCAGAAGAAAGAGATAAGAATGGTCTTTGCCAAAGAGGGTAAATATTCTAAAGAAGTGAAGGAGGTTCAAGTAATGAGAAGTTGGACTGCAAACGTGACACAGTACGGTGTTTAAACAGTAGCGAATATACAGAGTGTACAAGCTTGAGGGGAGACGTAAAGAGCCAGATACAAACCCtagattttagtttaattttccTTGCAAAGTATGATGAAACAGCTTATTTGATAGAATGCAAGATGATAGACGTATGATGATCAATTAAGAAAATGGAAAGTTGAGAGAAAGACATACCTTTTCTCCCACTTTTTCTTGTTGTTCTTTGACCCTCTCCTGGAGTTTCTTTAACCGCATATTAACTCTAAGTCTCTTTTCCTGTCGGAAATCAATTAAAACCCAAAGTTTGAGTCCTccatgtgattttttttttagtagcaaaacaacaaaaatgaaGGGCCATGCCTTGACAAAGCTAACTCCGAGATCTTCCCTCGAATATCCTCTATCGAGATTACGCATGACATACTGGTTGTAATCTTTCACAATCCTCATTATAATGTCCGAGGTTGATATTCCTTCAGTTCGCATTGTCTCCTTAAACCTCCCAACTTTCTTAACCTGTATCAAGATGCTCAGTTAAaccataaaca
This genomic stretch from Raphanus sativus cultivar WK10039 chromosome 3, ASM80110v3, whole genome shotgun sequence harbors:
- the LOC130509661 gene encoding protein VASCULATURE COMPLEXITY AND CONNECTIVITY-like isoform X1, with product MATLGGVLVCLLIAALDVAAAILGIQAEVAQNQKYTNLGLSDCREPSNDAFRRGLGAIAMLVIAQVLINLFGGCLCICSQEFQRSSSIKQISMVCLVSTWIVVVVAFLTLVIGTLTNSKSSSSCGLAHLHFLSVGGILCFLHALLCAAYYASATAAKDEAAKDEAAKPISA
- the LOC130509661 gene encoding protein VASCULATURE COMPLEXITY AND CONNECTIVITY-like isoform X2, producing the protein MATLGGVLVCLLIAALDVAAAILGIQAEVAQNQYTNLGLSDCREPSNDAFRRGLGAIAMLVIAQVLINLFGGCLCICSQEFQRSSSIKQISMVCLVSTWIVVVVAFLTLVIGTLTNSKSSSSCGLAHLHFLSVGGILCFLHALLCAAYYASATAAKDEAAKDEAAKPISA
- the LOC108846791 gene encoding choline-phosphate cytidylyltransferase 1, producing the protein MSNVTDDPTGDDLSAAVALPGSTAIQSSPPTDRPVRVYADGIYDLFHFGHARSLEQAKKSFPNTYLLVGCCNDETTHKYKGRTVMTAEERYESLRHCKWVDEVIPDAPWVINQEFLDSNRIDYVAHDSLPYADTSGAGKDVYEFVKKVGRFKETMRTEGISTSDIIMRIVKDYNQYVMRNLDRGYSREDLGVSFVKEKRLRVNMRLKKLQERVKEQQEKVGEKIQTVKMLRNEWVENADRWVAGFLEIFEEGCHKMGTAIRDSIQERLIKQIPRNKLENGQDDDTDDQFYEEYFDHDMGSDEDEDEKYYDEEEEVEVEEKEETVNTDVKANK